The following are encoded in a window of Sebastes umbrosus isolate fSebUmb1 chromosome 7, fSebUmb1.pri, whole genome shotgun sequence genomic DNA:
- the pld3 gene encoding 5'-3' exonuclease PLD3 — protein MKTDMPYNQLEDVERRRQESNRKANEYSRCVLALATVATVLLAATALYNLLTPRVPSSHPGPSSSLRLPQGESCSDPCKIVLVESIPEGLEFNSSTTHPSIYQAWVNLMAEARSSVDIASFYWSLTNQDTGTHEPTADQGESVLKTLAELSGKLSVRIAVSTPQGSKPQADLRLLNDSGADIRTVNMRKLTTGVLHTKFWVVDKKHIYIGSANMDWRSLTQVKELGVVVYNCSCLAADLGKIFEAYWFMGESQSIPSPWPSSFSTLYNKDTPLQLSLNNTPSNVYLSSSPPSFCAAGRTSDIQSILSVMEDAQSFIYIAVMNYLPTMEFSHPKRYWADIDTQLRRVGYEKRIKVRLLISCWASTQPVMLPFLKSLASVYDPKSKLDIQVRLFVVPASPKQKEIPFARVNHNKYMVTDKIAYIGTSNWSGDYFVNTAGSALVVNQTASQSPEPTVQSQLKAVFERDWESDYSTPLTQHSNLKDLC, from the exons ATGAAGACGGACATGCCTTACAACCAG CTGGAggacgtggagaggaggagacaagaaTCCAACAGGAAAGCAAATGAG tACTCCAGATGTGTGTTAGCTCTGGCCACCGTGGCCACTGTGCTGCTGGCCGCCACGGCGCTCTATAACCTCCTGACACCGAGGGTTCCCTCCTCCCATCCCGGCCCAAGCAGCAGCCTCCGTCTGCCCCAGGGAGAGTCCTGCTCAGACCCCTGCAA GATCGTTCTGGTGGAGAGCATCCCTGAAGGCCTGGAGTTCAACTCCAGCACCACTCACCCCTCCATCTACCAGGCGTGGGTCAACCTGATGGCCGAGGCTCGCAGCAGCGTCGACATCGCCTCCTTCTACTGGTCGCTCACTAACCAAGACACTGGCACTCATGAGCCGACAGCCGATCAG GGTGAGAGCGTTCTGAAGACACTAGCTGAACTTTCGGGGAAGTTGTCTGTTCGTATCGCGGTGAGCACACCACAGGGGAGTAAACCACAAGCAGACCTCAGACTGCTCAACGACTCAG GAGCTGACATCAGAACCGTTAACATGAGGAAGCTCACCACAGGCGTCCTCCACACAAAGTTCTGGGTTGTGGACAAGAAACACATTTACATCGGCAGCGCCAACATGGACTGGAGGTCCctcacacag GTGAAGGAGCTGGGCGTGGTGGTCTACAACTGCAGCTGCTTGGCTGCAGACCTGGGGAAGATCTTTGAGGCCTATTGGTTCATGGGAGAGAGTCAGTCCATCCCGTCACCTTGGCCCAGCAGCTTCTCCACCCTCTACAACAAGGACACGCCCCTCCAGTTGTCACTCAACAACACACCGTCCAACGTCTACCTGTCG agttCCCCTCCGTCCTTCTGTGCAGCCGGCAGGACTTCAGACATTCAGTCCATCCTCAGTGTGATGGAAGACGCCCAGAGCTTCATCTACATCGCTGTCATGAACTACCTGCCCACCATGGAGTTCTCTCATCCTAAAAG GTACTGGGCCGACATCGACACCCAGCTGAGGCGAGTCGGGTACGAGAAGCGGATCAAAGTGCGTCTGCTGATCAGCTGCTGGGCCAGCACCCAACCCGTCATGTTGCCCTTCCTGAAGTCTCTGGCTTCAGTTTATGACCCCAAGAGCAAACTGGACATCCAGGTG AGGCTGTTTGTGGTGCCTGCCAGCCCAAAACAGAAGGAGATTCCCTTTGCCAGAGTCAACCACAACAAGTACATGGTGACTGACAAGATAGCCTACATAG GTACGTCTAACTGGTCAGGTGACTACTTTGTGAACACAGCCGGCTCAGCATTGGTCGTCAACCAGACGGCATCACAGTCCCCGGAGCCAACCGTCCAATCACAGCTGAAGGCCGTGTTTGAGAGGGACTGGGAGTCCGACTACAGCACTCCTCTCACTCAGCACTCCAACCTCAAAGACTTGTGTTAG